The following coding sequences are from one Verrucosispora sp. WMMD573 window:
- a CDS encoding DUF932 domain-containing protein, which translates to MAHELETLANGQTAFASARLTAWHQLGTVTEACMTAQEVMSKAWLGGWEVRKIALQGIEVTERGVTKVDCPDKYMTVRTNPVTGETEYLGVVGEDYSVVQNEQVAETLNLLVDASGAHFETAGSMRKGRSVFVTMKLPTAMRIAGVDDMDLYLAATTSHDGTAALRLDATPVRIVCANTQALAYQRSRASYTFRHTSNVTSKIAEARQALGLMWKAFRDFETEAEKMINESLTMGEFEKIVAQVWPLADDASDTARNNAKQRTNTLRYLIRDADTQKAVKGTRWAGYQAITEYVDHFAPAKSDLVRATRALTGAGVDLKARAFELLAV; encoded by the coding sequence GTGGCACACGAACTCGAAACCCTCGCGAACGGTCAGACGGCGTTCGCCTCCGCGCGGTTGACCGCCTGGCATCAGCTCGGGACCGTCACCGAGGCGTGCATGACCGCGCAGGAGGTCATGAGCAAGGCGTGGCTCGGTGGCTGGGAGGTCCGCAAGATCGCCCTTCAGGGCATCGAGGTCACCGAGCGGGGGGTGACGAAGGTCGACTGCCCCGACAAGTACATGACCGTGCGCACCAACCCCGTCACGGGTGAGACCGAGTACCTCGGCGTGGTGGGCGAGGACTACTCGGTTGTCCAGAACGAGCAGGTCGCCGAGACGCTCAACCTCCTGGTCGACGCCTCCGGCGCGCACTTCGAGACCGCCGGCTCTATGCGTAAGGGCCGCTCGGTGTTCGTCACCATGAAGCTACCCACCGCGATGCGCATTGCCGGGGTGGACGACATGGACTTGTACCTCGCGGCCACCACCTCGCACGATGGCACCGCCGCGCTTCGCCTCGATGCCACTCCGGTCCGGATCGTGTGCGCGAATACCCAAGCCCTTGCCTACCAGCGCTCGCGTGCCTCGTACACGTTCCGGCACACCTCGAACGTCACCAGCAAGATCGCCGAGGCGCGGCAGGCACTCGGGCTGATGTGGAAGGCGTTCCGCGACTTCGAGACCGAAGCCGAAAAGATGATCAACGAGTCGTTGACCATGGGCGAGTTCGAGAAGATCGTCGCGCAGGTGTGGCCCCTCGCGGACGACGCCTCCGACACCGCGCGCAACAACGCGAAGCAGCGCACGAACACGTTGCGGTACCTCATCCGGGACGCGGACACGCAGAAGGCGGTCAAGGGCACCCGGTGGGCCGGCTACCAGGCCATCACCGAGTACGTCGACCACTTCGCCCCGGCCAAATCCGACCTCGTCCGGGCTACGCGGGCGCTGACCGGTGCCGGTGTGGACCTGAAGGCCCGCGCGTTCGAGTTGCTGGCGGTCTGA
- a CDS encoding replication-relaxation family protein, with the protein MAAELGRLTPRDRLLLDLLDQHRTFTTDQLVDLAFGSVGRARNRLNTLHGRDILDRFRHYHRPGSQAWRWTLGPVGAALLAAGRGETLPRPAAVRDATARLAMSPTLAHLLTVNGFFVALTGHARTRPGARLVRWWNEARCREACGNLVRPDGHGVWADNGRTLPFWVEVDLGTETLGRVVGKLTGYAALPPRRAYPVLFWLPTAARETNLHTHLRRVGVPDGLTVATAAADHATSSGGPAGPVWRILGHPDRVSLADLPAPGGGGASWDG; encoded by the coding sequence GTGGCCGCCGAACTCGGCCGACTCACGCCCCGAGATCGGCTCCTGCTCGACCTGCTCGACCAGCACCGGACCTTCACTACCGATCAGCTTGTCGACCTGGCCTTCGGGTCGGTCGGTCGTGCCCGTAACCGCCTCAACACCCTCCACGGCAGAGACATCCTCGACCGGTTCCGGCACTACCACCGGCCTGGCTCACAAGCGTGGAGGTGGACCCTCGGCCCGGTCGGCGCGGCACTGCTGGCGGCCGGACGCGGCGAGACGCTGCCCCGTCCGGCGGCCGTACGCGACGCCACCGCCCGACTCGCCATGTCCCCGACCTTGGCTCACCTGCTCACGGTGAACGGGTTCTTCGTGGCCCTGACCGGCCATGCCCGCACCCGCCCCGGCGCGCGGCTGGTCAGGTGGTGGAACGAGGCACGCTGCCGGGAGGCGTGCGGCAACCTGGTCCGCCCGGACGGGCACGGCGTGTGGGCCGACAACGGCCGGACGCTGCCGTTCTGGGTCGAGGTCGACCTCGGTACGGAGACGTTGGGCCGGGTGGTGGGCAAGCTGACCGGCTACGCCGCACTACCGCCCCGGCGGGCGTACCCGGTGCTGTTCTGGCTACCCACCGCCGCCCGTGAGACCAACCTGCACACCCACCTGCGCCGGGTCGGGGTACCGGACGGTTTGACCGTCGCCACCGCCGCCGCCGACCATGCCACCTCATCCGGCGGCCCGGCGGGGCCGGTCTGGCGCATCCTGGGGCACCCCGACCGGGTGAGTCTGGCTGACCTACCCGCACCGGGCGGGGGTGGTGCGTCGTGGGACGGATAG
- a CDS encoding type IV secretory system conjugative DNA transfer family protein: protein MNKTNTTAPVHTSHPDSRRLNLVPLDERHGLGGKVIGVANAGPPMRVGISLPDCRYHLHALGPTGTGKTTLLLRMILDDVEAGRGVAAFDPAKGDLIRDLLARLPKDCGDRLVLIDPDERAAPPGINLLDPAVHGGSPHDVAANLTAVMATVWSRWWGHRTADICYHGLLTLAHIEGATLTQLPRLLSDSEWRAARVDTATSRLNAWEGNTLGQFWEGFNELPATQRSGLIAPLLSRLRLVLAHPMANSLFGVPATTFSFADILDGGVLLARLPKGVLGEDGTRLVGSLLLAGLWQATTARARIPEDDRPDAMIVLDECHNFLHLPIGIDDALAEARGLHTSFVLAHQYLGQLSGDMVEAIDANARNKVYFALAPRDAIDQARHLRPYLDDGDLIRLGGYEVVLRPVVGGRVVPPVTADTEPPPPAIAGRAGELRRAARDHTGLPVKQRRRLLAEAATATATTESSVPVDAAVSDLVGRNTFAARGEGSNERSNERSNEERNDHEQPGEHAP from the coding sequence ATGAACAAGACCAACACCACGGCACCCGTGCACACCTCCCACCCGGACAGCCGCAGGCTGAACTTGGTACCACTTGATGAGCGGCACGGCCTCGGCGGCAAAGTCATCGGTGTCGCCAACGCCGGACCGCCGATGCGGGTGGGGATCTCCCTGCCCGACTGCCGCTACCACCTGCATGCCCTCGGGCCCACCGGCACGGGCAAGACGACACTGCTGCTGCGGATGATCCTCGACGACGTCGAGGCCGGGCGCGGCGTGGCCGCGTTCGACCCGGCCAAGGGCGACCTCATCCGAGACCTCCTCGCCCGGCTACCGAAGGACTGTGGTGACCGCCTGGTCCTCATCGACCCGGACGAACGAGCCGCGCCACCGGGGATCAATCTGCTCGACCCGGCCGTGCACGGCGGCAGTCCGCACGACGTGGCCGCGAACCTCACGGCGGTGATGGCGACGGTGTGGTCCCGCTGGTGGGGCCACCGCACCGCCGATATCTGCTACCACGGCCTGCTCACCCTCGCCCACATCGAAGGTGCCACCCTCACCCAGCTACCGCGGTTGTTGTCCGACTCCGAGTGGAGGGCCGCGCGGGTGGACACGGCCACCAGCAGGTTGAACGCATGGGAGGGCAACACCCTCGGCCAGTTCTGGGAAGGCTTCAACGAGCTGCCCGCCACGCAGCGCTCCGGCCTGATCGCCCCGCTGCTGTCCCGACTGCGCCTCGTCCTCGCTCACCCGATGGCGAACAGCCTGTTTGGGGTGCCGGCCACCACGTTCTCCTTCGCCGACATCCTCGACGGCGGCGTTCTGCTGGCCCGCTTACCCAAGGGAGTTCTCGGCGAGGACGGCACCCGCCTGGTCGGCTCCCTGCTCCTGGCCGGGCTGTGGCAGGCCACCACCGCCCGCGCCCGCATCCCCGAAGACGACCGCCCCGACGCCATGATCGTGCTGGACGAGTGCCACAACTTCCTGCACCTGCCCATCGGCATCGATGACGCCCTTGCCGAGGCCCGCGGCTTGCACACCTCGTTCGTCCTGGCGCATCAGTACCTCGGGCAGCTGTCGGGGGACATGGTGGAGGCGATCGACGCCAACGCGCGGAACAAGGTGTACTTCGCCCTCGCCCCCCGCGACGCCATCGACCAAGCCCGGCACCTGCGGCCCTATCTGGACGACGGGGACCTGATCCGCCTCGGCGGCTACGAGGTTGTCCTCCGCCCGGTCGTCGGTGGCCGGGTCGTCCCACCGGTCACCGCCGACACCGAGCCCCCGCCGCCGGCCATCGCGGGGCGTGCCGGCGAGCTGCGCCGCGCGGCCCGAGATCACACCGGCCTGCCGGTGAAGCAGCGGCGGCGGCTACTTGCCGAAGCCGCTACCGCCACGGCCACCACCGAGTCTTCCGTCCCGGTCGACGCTGCGGTCAGTGACCTGGTGGGTCGCAACACCTTCGCTGCTCGGGGCGAGGGGTCTAACGAGAGGTCTAACGAGCGATCTAACGAGGAACGCAACGACCACGAGCAGCCGGGTGAACACGCCCCTTGA
- a CDS encoding DUF87 domain-containing protein: MNLLSALLPTRRRAALEGAAILPGSPDAVEVDGRFVRVGDGYSATLAVVGYPAEVGPGWAEPLLSYPGLVDAAFHIEPVAPAVASERLRKQRGRFESSRRQDAAKGRLDDPDLDAAAADAAELATRVARGEARLFRLGLYLTVHGANPDDLRQRVAEVRSLASSLLLDTAPVTWRQLQGWFSGLPLAFDALGMKRVFDTDALAAAFPFTSPDLPDTAGDSGMGVLFGLNLHSAGVVVWDRWAQSNYNAVILARSGEGKSYLAKLDLLRNLCLGVEAFVIDPEDEYLRLADAVGGTVIRLGASEVKINPLDLPPGDDALHDRARFMQTLVAVMASGDTAVSPPLPGDEARSLDVAVLAAYRDKGITTDSRTWRRPAPLLADVVAALEDTDDAGRRVAARLHPYVAGSMKGLFDGPTTTAPLGHLVVFAIKDLPEQLHPVGTLLTLDTIWRTVRGATASGQRPEVLRMVLVDEAWKLLSGGRGGRFLETLAKSARKYGVGLTVVTQDAADVLATKTGRAVVSNAATQVLLRQAPQAIDAVAEAFGLTDGERAFLLSCQRGDALLAAGSARVAFHSHASATEHELIVTGPVTGTPTRRR, translated from the coding sequence GTGAACCTGCTCTCCGCACTGCTGCCGACGCGGCGGCGTGCCGCGCTCGAGGGGGCGGCGATCCTGCCCGGTTCTCCAGATGCCGTCGAGGTCGACGGCCGGTTCGTGCGGGTCGGAGACGGCTACAGCGCCACCCTGGCTGTCGTCGGCTACCCGGCCGAGGTCGGCCCGGGGTGGGCAGAGCCGCTCTTGTCCTATCCGGGCCTGGTCGACGCCGCCTTCCACATCGAGCCCGTCGCGCCGGCGGTGGCCTCCGAGCGGCTGCGTAAGCAGCGCGGCCGGTTCGAGTCCTCCCGTCGGCAGGACGCGGCCAAGGGCCGCCTCGACGATCCCGATCTCGACGCCGCCGCGGCCGACGCCGCCGAGCTGGCCACGCGGGTCGCCCGGGGCGAGGCGCGGCTGTTCCGCCTCGGCCTCTACCTGACCGTCCACGGCGCCAACCCCGACGACCTCAGACAGCGGGTGGCCGAGGTGCGGTCCCTGGCCTCCTCGCTGCTGCTGGACACCGCGCCGGTGACGTGGCGGCAGTTGCAGGGCTGGTTCAGCGGCCTACCCCTCGCATTCGACGCGCTCGGAATGAAACGGGTCTTCGACACCGACGCCCTCGCCGCAGCGTTTCCGTTCACCAGCCCCGACCTGCCCGACACCGCCGGGGACAGCGGCATGGGGGTGCTGTTCGGGCTGAACCTGCACTCGGCCGGCGTCGTGGTCTGGGACCGGTGGGCGCAGTCCAACTACAACGCCGTCATCCTCGCCCGCTCCGGCGAAGGCAAGTCCTACCTGGCCAAGCTCGACCTGCTGCGCAACCTGTGCCTCGGGGTGGAGGCGTTCGTCATCGACCCCGAAGACGAATACCTGCGGCTGGCCGACGCGGTCGGCGGCACCGTCATCCGTCTCGGCGCGTCAGAGGTGAAGATCAACCCTCTCGACCTGCCACCCGGCGACGATGCCCTCCACGACCGGGCACGGTTCATGCAGACCTTGGTCGCGGTCATGGCTAGCGGAGACACCGCCGTCAGCCCGCCGCTGCCCGGCGACGAGGCTCGATCCCTCGACGTGGCGGTGCTGGCCGCGTATCGGGACAAGGGCATCACCACCGACTCGCGTACCTGGAGGCGACCGGCGCCGCTGCTGGCCGACGTGGTGGCCGCGCTGGAGGACACCGACGACGCCGGCCGTCGAGTAGCAGCCCGCCTGCATCCCTACGTGGCGGGCAGCATGAAGGGCCTGTTCGACGGGCCGACCACCACCGCGCCACTCGGGCACCTGGTGGTGTTCGCCATCAAAGACCTCCCCGAGCAGCTTCATCCGGTCGGGACACTGCTCACCCTGGACACGATCTGGCGCACCGTACGCGGCGCGACCGCCTCCGGTCAGCGGCCGGAGGTGCTGCGGATGGTGCTGGTGGACGAGGCGTGGAAGCTGCTCTCCGGCGGGCGCGGCGGCCGGTTCCTGGAGACCCTCGCCAAGTCCGCCCGCAAGTATGGGGTCGGCCTGACCGTCGTCACTCAGGACGCCGCCGACGTCCTCGCCACCAAGACCGGCCGCGCCGTCGTCTCCAACGCGGCCACGCAGGTGCTGCTGCGGCAGGCGCCGCAAGCGATCGACGCCGTCGCCGAGGCGTTTGGGCTCACCGACGGCGAGCGGGCGTTCCTGCTGTCCTGCCAACGCGGAGACGCCCTGCTCGCGGCCGGGTCCGCGCGGGTGGCCTTCCACAGCCACGCCTCCGCGACCGAGCACGAGTTGATCGTCACCGGCCCAGTCACTGGCACGCCCACTCGCCGCCGCTGA
- a CDS encoding PrgI family protein: MSRRSEEGPLRARVPADIERADRIAFGMSGRQLVILAVAGLLLYAAWTAVATLVHPVVFLAGAMPVAAGAFLLAVGRRDGISLDAWVLAALRHRRSPRRLVPADGPVIPAPAWVQTAAGPGDRLPLPAPLRLPAKGISADGLIDLGSDGTTGLVAASTVAFGLRTSGEQNALVAGFARWLHSLDGPAQIVVRAQRVDLTYLADRFLAAAPGLPHSALEEAANAHVAFLDDLAARRELLHRQITVAVRSRRGAHHTAHTAAEAVRALAGCEVPARLLDGPNAAVRLAASLDPTAPALTPYSTSDRGDDL, encoded by the coding sequence ATGAGCCGCCGCAGCGAAGAAGGTCCGCTGCGGGCTCGGGTGCCCGCCGATATCGAGCGCGCTGATCGGATCGCGTTCGGCATGTCGGGACGGCAGTTGGTGATCCTCGCCGTGGCGGGCCTGCTGCTGTATGCGGCGTGGACGGCGGTGGCGACGCTCGTGCATCCGGTGGTGTTCCTCGCGGGGGCGATGCCGGTCGCCGCTGGGGCGTTCCTCCTCGCGGTCGGCCGCCGTGACGGCATCAGCCTCGACGCCTGGGTCCTCGCGGCGCTGCGGCACCGCCGCAGCCCGCGCCGGCTCGTGCCGGCCGATGGGCCGGTCATCCCGGCTCCGGCGTGGGTGCAGACCGCCGCCGGGCCGGGTGACCGGCTGCCGCTGCCCGCACCGCTGCGGCTGCCCGCGAAGGGCATCAGCGCCGACGGGCTGATCGACCTCGGCTCGGACGGCACGACGGGCCTGGTCGCCGCCTCGACGGTGGCGTTTGGGCTGCGCACCTCAGGCGAGCAGAACGCCCTGGTGGCCGGGTTCGCACGGTGGTTACACAGCCTCGACGGTCCGGCGCAGATCGTGGTGCGGGCGCAGCGGGTGGACCTGACCTACCTCGCCGACCGGTTCCTCGCCGCCGCCCCGGGACTGCCGCACTCGGCGTTGGAAGAGGCCGCTAACGCGCACGTGGCATTCCTCGATGACCTGGCCGCGCGGCGGGAACTGCTGCACCGACAGATCACCGTCGCCGTACGCAGTCGACGCGGCGCACACCACACCGCCCACACAGCGGCCGAAGCCGTACGCGCCCTCGCCGGCTGCGAGGTACCCGCCCGGCTGCTCGATGGGCCGAACGCGGCGGTGCGGCTCGCGGCCAGCCTCGACCCCACCGCCCCGGCCCTCACGCCCTACTCCACATCTGACCGAGGTGACGACCTGTGA
- a CDS encoding pilin: MNHYPFPRPEAADRRLGAGNCGRPSVRRPSRYRPRTFRAALLLLTAAVTAALVAVPHVAWAAEPAPVVLAAESIQQVANNIRAWLVGILVAVATLFLTVGGLRYLAANGDPGEVEKAKLALRSAAIGYALALLAPLFVTIVGSWVA; this comes from the coding sequence ATGAATCACTATCCCTTCCCGCGCCCCGAGGCGGCGGACCGCCGCCTCGGGGCCGGCAACTGCGGGCGGCCGTCCGTCCGCCGTCCGTCCCGATACCGTCCTCGGACTTTCCGCGCCGCGCTGCTACTCCTCACCGCCGCGGTGACTGCTGCGCTCGTTGCCGTGCCGCACGTGGCGTGGGCGGCCGAGCCCGCCCCGGTGGTGCTGGCCGCCGAGTCGATCCAGCAGGTCGCCAACAACATCCGTGCCTGGCTCGTTGGCATCCTCGTCGCCGTCGCCACGCTGTTCCTGACCGTCGGCGGCCTGCGGTATCTGGCCGCGAACGGCGATCCCGGCGAGGTCGAGAAGGCCAAGCTCGCGTTGCGGTCCGCCGCGATCGGCTATGCCCTCGCGTTGCTCGCGCCGCTGTTCGTAACCATCGTCGGCTCGTGGGTGGCGTGA
- a CDS encoding SAM-dependent methyltransferase has protein sequence MTKDWLQWHQDYDSPNSSLARRLRVVQHDLRRALTEAPHDEHGVRRLISICAGDGRDVLPVLADHDGGRTIEALLIERDPTLSQRARTAAIGLGLPQVDVRTTDAGATDTYVDIQPAHLLLACGVFGNITVNDVRRTIAMLHTLVLADGIVIWTRGRTDDGHDPSHDIRACFAENGFSEMSFTSPTDAKFRVGMHRLTTRPATVPPMPPGTRMFSFI, from the coding sequence GTGACCAAGGACTGGCTCCAGTGGCACCAGGACTACGACTCCCCGAACTCCTCGCTGGCGCGCAGGCTGCGCGTCGTCCAGCATGACCTTCGCCGGGCATTGACCGAAGCACCCCACGATGAACACGGCGTCCGACGGTTGATCAGCATCTGCGCCGGTGACGGACGCGACGTGCTGCCGGTCCTTGCCGACCACGACGGCGGTCGCACCATCGAGGCCCTGCTCATCGAACGTGACCCGACGCTGTCGCAGCGCGCCCGCACAGCAGCCATCGGTCTCGGCCTGCCCCAGGTCGACGTGCGCACCACAGACGCCGGCGCGACGGACACCTACGTCGACATCCAGCCCGCACATCTGCTCCTGGCCTGCGGCGTGTTCGGCAACATCACGGTCAACGACGTACGCCGGACCATCGCCATGCTGCACACCCTTGTCCTCGCCGATGGCATCGTGATCTGGACCCGAGGACGCACCGACGACGGCCACGACCCCAGTCACGACATCCGCGCCTGCTTCGCCGAGAACGGCTTCAGCGAAATGTCCTTCACCAGCCCCACCGACGCCAAATTCCGGGTCGGAATGCACCGGCTCACCACCCGCCCCGCAACTGTCCCACCGATGCCGCCCGGCACACGAATGTTCAGCTTCATCTGA
- a CDS encoding transposase — protein MAAPKKYPDELRQRAVRLYRESDPKPVIRRLAEQLGVHHEALRNWIRQAEADTGERHDRPTSEMAEENRRLRKEVAELRRANEILKAASAYFAAELDPTRRRS, from the coding sequence GTGGCAGCACCGAAGAAGTACCCCGATGAGCTACGTCAGCGCGCTGTGCGCTTGTACCGCGAGTCGGACCCGAAGCCGGTGATCCGGCGCCTGGCCGAGCAACTGGGCGTGCATCACGAGGCGTTGCGAAACTGGATCCGCCAAGCCGAGGCTGACACGGGTGAGCGTCACGACCGGCCCACCAGCGAGATGGCCGAGGAGAATCGCCGGCTGCGCAAGGAAGTCGCTGAGTTGCGGCGGGCGAACGAGATCCTGAAGGCCGCGAGCGCGTATTTCGCGGCGGAGCTCGACCCGACCCGGCGACGGTCATGA
- a CDS encoding IS3 family transposase, with protein sequence MRFIGEHRDQFAVALLLRVLGIGASTYYAWVKQVEQPCDRDVVDLGLISNIHEIWETSGRTYGADRVHRQLRRDGIRVGRKRVERLMAEQGWQGAFLRRGWRGGSTKQDPRHTPAPDLVGRQFTADGPNRLWVADATRVPCGEGVFWLAAVRDAFSRRIVGWKTSDRCDTDLILAALEYGIWSRDVRDGQLIHHSDRGSNYTSFRFAERLQDNGILPSMGSVGDSYDNALMENFWSTLKIELVYRTSWRTRDEAENAIFAYIDGWYNTRRIQRELGYLSPNEYETAWHSRQTPPAEPTIATPAPAGSR encoded by the coding sequence ATGAGGTTCATCGGTGAACACCGTGACCAGTTCGCGGTCGCGCTCCTGCTACGGGTCCTGGGCATCGGCGCCTCGACCTACTACGCGTGGGTCAAGCAGGTCGAGCAGCCCTGCGACCGGGACGTGGTCGACCTGGGGCTGATCTCCAACATCCACGAGATCTGGGAGACCTCCGGGCGCACCTACGGCGCGGACCGAGTCCACCGGCAGCTACGCCGCGACGGCATCCGCGTCGGCCGTAAGCGGGTCGAGCGGTTGATGGCCGAGCAGGGATGGCAGGGTGCGTTCCTGCGCCGGGGCTGGCGCGGCGGCTCCACGAAGCAGGACCCACGGCACACGCCGGCGCCGGATCTGGTCGGGCGGCAGTTCACTGCCGACGGGCCGAACCGGCTATGGGTCGCCGACGCCACCCGCGTCCCCTGCGGTGAGGGCGTGTTCTGGCTCGCCGCGGTCCGGGACGCGTTCTCCCGCCGGATCGTGGGGTGGAAGACCTCCGACCGCTGCGACACCGACCTGATCCTCGCCGCCCTCGAATACGGCATCTGGTCGCGCGACGTCCGTGACGGCCAACTGATCCACCACTCGGACAGGGGATCGAACTACACGTCGTTCCGCTTCGCGGAACGCTTGCAGGACAACGGGATCCTGCCCTCGATGGGCTCCGTCGGCGACTCGTACGACAACGCGCTGATGGAGAACTTCTGGTCGACGCTGAAGATCGAACTCGTCTACCGCACGAGCTGGCGGACCCGCGACGAGGCCGAGAACGCGATCTTCGCCTACATCGACGGCTGGTACAACACCCGCCGCATCCAACGCGAGCTGGGCTACCTCAGCCCGAACGAGTACGAGACCGCCTGGCACAGCCGCCAGACGCCACCAGCCGAGCCAACTATCGCCACCCCTGCGCCAGCCGGCAGCAGGTAA
- a CDS encoding GIY-YIG nuclease family protein, with product MDGVEVVRLEVGGLNSIAHLLPKTRGRCGVYELTFADGQHYVGQAVDVVTRFCAHRRTWSDIVEIAFQRVNRSQLDEAERDQIRRREAAGVQLRNVVHTAGRLGASELDVLLPPAEQRRWLIDHKPQIVRLGSRPHDPVLHHRGRHRFTRLTADPRFTDELARLVGTYLRATIPVPELTELSYWTISALPATNAATYPRLLTVSVHALETLYVYHDRHTPQDLRLCMNIDRAAARSHLRTRLGLAWMNTVEARYRIRPGVLGLHFTSIRSGHDALTHPGIIKAARRLNLDLMRKGPALNWKTHCPDLVERVLSI from the coding sequence GTGGACGGCGTTGAAGTTGTTCGGCTGGAGGTAGGCGGACTGAACTCGATCGCTCACCTACTGCCCAAGACCCGTGGCCGGTGCGGGGTGTACGAGTTGACCTTCGCCGACGGCCAGCACTATGTGGGACAGGCTGTAGATGTGGTGACACGGTTCTGCGCCCACCGCCGGACTTGGTCCGACATCGTCGAGATCGCCTTCCAACGCGTCAACCGTAGCCAGCTCGACGAGGCGGAGCGTGATCAGATCCGCCGGCGCGAGGCAGCCGGGGTGCAGCTGCGCAATGTCGTACACACCGCGGGTCGGCTCGGTGCCAGCGAACTGGACGTTCTCCTACCGCCAGCGGAGCAGCGACGCTGGCTGATTGACCACAAGCCGCAGATAGTTCGCCTCGGTAGCCGGCCACACGATCCCGTCCTACACCACCGGGGTCGACATCGCTTCACTCGACTGACGGCCGATCCGCGGTTCACCGACGAGCTGGCCCGCCTGGTGGGCACCTACCTGCGCGCCACGATACCGGTGCCGGAGCTGACGGAGCTCAGCTACTGGACGATCAGCGCGCTCCCGGCTACCAACGCCGCCACCTACCCGCGCCTGCTCACCGTCTCGGTGCACGCTCTGGAGACCCTGTACGTCTACCACGACAGACACACCCCGCAGGATCTGCGCCTCTGCATGAATATCGATCGGGCTGCCGCACGATCGCACCTTCGTACTCGCCTCGGACTGGCGTGGATGAACACGGTCGAGGCCCGCTACCGGATCCGCCCCGGGGTACTGGGACTGCACTTCACGTCGATCCGATCCGGCCACGACGCGCTCACCCACCCAGGAATCATCAAGGCTGCCCGCAGGCTCAACCTGGACCTCATGCGCAAGGGCCCGGCGCTGAACTGGAAGACCCACTGTCCGGACCTCGTCGAGCGCGTCCTGTCCATCTGA
- a CDS encoding transcriptional regulator → MHQRVRLAILTVLSETQECTFSTLRDELKLTDGNLNRHLRVLEQATLLQVIKGYEGRRPTTWLRLTRQGRAALRAEITALEQLVSRVRKTNTAHLDSDTDRP, encoded by the coding sequence GTGCACCAGCGCGTGCGGCTTGCCATTCTCACCGTGCTCAGCGAAACGCAGGAGTGCACGTTCTCCACCCTCCGCGACGAGCTGAAGCTGACCGACGGCAACCTCAACCGACACCTCCGTGTCCTGGAACAGGCGACCCTGCTCCAGGTGATCAAGGGATACGAAGGACGACGCCCCACCACCTGGCTACGACTGACCAGACAGGGCCGAGCGGCACTCCGCGCCGAAATCACCGCACTAGAACAGCTAGTCTCCCGAGTCCGGAAAACGAACACCGCCCACCTCGACAGCGACACAGACAGGCCCTGA
- a CDS encoding DUF6615 family protein, giving the protein MTLDVRRLRHQMNELAVETWHKIETGDRVGLKFSETSITDHNLWILDRSHPTLTVHKLNQNQEALVGADWEWWIGSTREGWIRLAIQAKRVHGRSYSQLGHPGNADDNYQYDLLIDSCDLRYGEYPLHIFYNGWPIGRFREGDGWAHPAEWRACPRSFQPPKCRHAHWVHYGCAAASTLQVKAIHDTAGRNGRLVTKHLSHAFPWSYIFGAPVLSRSPSPSFEYVQNPLDEIQETLDDLVLRRCPEGIAASFAVADALEIEPRNRRMAKLPGYVEAIRQRRFTELNEQLSPLLPNTSRVVVLDLGDDTKGQEKEANSNMSEYERWMDRQIARSQVTALPS; this is encoded by the coding sequence CGGATTGAAGTTTAGCGAAACTTCGATAACTGATCATAACCTATGGATTCTCGACCGATCACACCCGACACTTACCGTCCATAAACTGAATCAAAACCAGGAGGCGTTGGTGGGGGCCGACTGGGAATGGTGGATTGGCTCCACTCGCGAGGGATGGATACGTCTGGCCATACAAGCTAAGCGGGTGCATGGGCGTTCCTACTCCCAGTTGGGTCACCCAGGGAATGCGGATGACAATTATCAGTACGACCTACTGATCGACTCATGTGACTTGCGGTATGGCGAGTATCCTCTGCACATCTTTTACAACGGGTGGCCAATCGGTCGATTCCGTGAAGGTGACGGCTGGGCCCATCCGGCTGAATGGCGAGCATGCCCGAGATCTTTCCAGCCGCCAAAGTGCCGCCACGCCCACTGGGTGCATTATGGATGCGCTGCCGCGTCGACCCTCCAGGTCAAGGCCATCCACGATACTGCGGGTCGCAACGGTCGGCTAGTCACCAAACATCTGTCTCATGCCTTTCCCTGGTCCTACATTTTTGGAGCACCGGTATTGAGTCGAAGTCCCTCCCCGTCGTTCGAGTACGTCCAGAATCCGCTTGATGAAATTCAAGAGACGCTCGATGATTTGGTACTCAGGCGCTGCCCTGAAGGAATCGCGGCCTCGTTCGCGGTGGCCGACGCCCTTGAGATCGAGCCGCGAAATCGGCGTATGGCTAAATTGCCGGGTTACGTCGAAGCGATCCGGCAGCGGCGATTCACCGAACTCAACGAGCAGCTCTCGCCACTCCTTCCGAATACCTCAAGGGTGGTTGTGCTGGACCTCGGCGATGACACCAAAGGCCAGGAAAAGGAAGCGAATAGCAATATGTCTGAATACGAACGATGGATGGATAGACAGATTGCGCGGAGCCAGGTGACAGCCCTCCCCAGTTGA